The Prochlorococcus sp. MIT 0801 genomic sequence TGAAGAATATTCCAGAGGAAAGGTAAAGTACTTAAAGCCATTAATAATGCACCTACACTACTTATTTGATTGATTAACTGAAATTGTGGATCGTATTCGGCAACTCGTCGAGGCATTCCGTTTAAACCTAGCCAATGTTGAGGAGCAAAACAAAGATTAAAGCCTATAAAAGTAATAATAAAGTGAAATCTTCCAAGATTTTCATTGAGCATTTTTCCAGTAAATTTTGGGAACCAGTGATAAATCGAGGAGAAGATAACAAAGACAGAACCGCCATACACTATGTAATGAAAATGAGCAACAACAAAATAAGTGTCGTGTACATGAACATCAAAAGGTACTTGCGCTAAGGCAACTCCCGTTATTCCACCTAAAACAAAGTTAATAATAAATCCGCAGGAAAATAACATTGCAGCATTAAGTGATATTTTTCCTCCCCATAAGGTGGCAACCCAATTAAAAAATTTAATACCTGTGGGAACAGCGATGAATGCAGTAGCGATTGTGAAAAATAAGCGCATCCAAGGAGGAGTACCGCTTGTAAACATATGATGAGCCCAAACAACTAGACCCAATACAACTATTCCCATAATTGAGAAGACCATTGTTGTATAGCCAAAAAGTGGTTTTCTGCTATGGATTGGAAGTATTTCACTGACTAAACCAAAGGCAGGTAAGACCATGATATAAACAGCAGGATGCGAGTAAAACCAAAAAAGATGTTGATAAACGATTACATTCCCACCAAGACTTGGGTTAAAGAAACCGGTATGAGCAACTATGTCAAAGCTCAGAAGTATTAGAGTACCTGCGAGAACAGGAGTTGAAAGAACTACAAGAATACTCGTGCCAAGCATTGCCCAGCAATACATAGGCAATTGCATTAATTTAAGACCAGGTCTTCTTAGCTTGAGAATGGTGGCGATGAAATTAATGCCACCAAAAATTGAGCTCCCACCCAAGAGCAATACACTTAATATCCAAATGATTTGCCCAGCGGCTGGAGTCGTAATGCTTAAAGGTGGGTAAGCTGTCCAACCAGATTGTGCGGCTCCGTTTATGAAATAACTTGTTATCAACATTAAGCCAGAGGGAGGTATTAGCCAAAAAGCAACTGCATTCAGCCTTGGAAAAGCCATGTCTCTAGCCCCAACATAAAAGGGTATTAAATAGTTTCCAAAGGCACCATTTACTACAGGCACGATCCATAAGAAAATCATGATTGTGCCGTGGAGAGTTAAAACCTGGTTGTAAACCTCTCTAGGCATAAAATCTGAGAGGGGACTGATGAGTTCTACTCTTATTGCTCCAGCTAAAGATCCTCCAATTAAATAAAACAAGAAACCACAAACTAAATATTGAAGTCCTATGACTTTGTGATCAAGACTAAAACTCAGATATTTCAGCCATCCAGTTGGTTGAAGTTTTTCTGGAGATGAGTTGTTTGGTTTGAGTGAAATAGTCATGAACTTATATTGATTCTTTAGAGTTTTCTTTTAACCAAGTATCAAAGTCTTCTTGTTCATCAACTATTACGTTTGATCTCATCCCACCATGATAAGGACCACACAATTCTGCGCAAACAATTGGAAAATTACCTGCTTTTGTAGGAGTGAAATTTAAAATAGTTGGTTGGCCAGGAATGACATCTTGTTTAAGTCTGAATTGAGGCACCCAAAAAGCATGTATTACATCTTTAGATTCCATTTTTAAACTAACTTCTCTTCCAACAGGAACATGAAGTTCGCCCGAAATAATATCTCCTTTTGGATAATGAAAGATAAAAGCAAATTGCATTGCAGTTAACTCAATAGGTAATGATAATGAATTTTTTTCAGATGAAGACTCAATTGGACCAGACCCAATCCCTCCCCAAACTCTCTCGGCCTGATTATCCATTTGTCCACTGTGATCATGCATTAAAGGTTGCATACCACCCATTCGATCATAAATATCGTAGCTATATAAACCTACAAATAAAACAACAATTGCAGGAACTGCTGTCCAGAAAATTTCGAGAGAAATATTACCCTCTAAGTCAATGCCATCTCCACTTTCTCCAGGTCTACGACGAAATTGGATAAGACTATAAATTACTAAAGCAGTCATACCTATGAAAAGTATGAGGCCAATAATGAACAGGACTCGATATAGTTCATCGTAAACAGGGGCATTCATGCTCGCGCTCACGGGAAGCATATCTACGTTGTACGCAACCCAAACTCCAGCTATTCCAAGAATTAAACTTGTTGTAAGAGTTAAGATGGCCGACAGTTTCGGCAAGAAGATCTCCTTTTCTATCTATAGGTTATGGGCAAAAGTAATTAATGTATCGGCTAATTGTTAATTCAAGATGAATAATTTTTTTTAAAGAGAATCTTTATGTTCCAGTCAGTTTATTCAGGTGACGTGTAAGAAGTAATCGCTACGTTGAGTAAACAATGATCTTGATGGATTTTTGCATACGTGCAGGTTATTTATCCACCCAAGCCACTCTTTAGATTGGGCCAGCTTGCTGCTCACGTGGTAGTTGCACTTATCGCTCTTGTAGTGATAGGAGGAGCAACCAGAGTTATGGAGGCTGGTCTCGCTTGCCCAGACTGGCCCCTTTGCTACGGATCGTTTTTGCCTGGTAGGCAAATGAATTTACAAGTCTTCTTGGAATGGTTTCATCGCTTAGATGCCTTCTTCGTAGGGATTGTATTAATTACACAATTTGCTTTCTCTTTGTACTGGGCAAAAACTTTACCTAAATGGCTTCCTTGGATCTATGGATTCTTGACTCTTTTGGTTTCTCTGCAGGGTTTTTTAGGTGCTTTGACAGTACTGCAATTATTACCATCTTTAGTCGTCATGGCTCATCTTGTAGTTGCATTTACTCTTGTTGCCATTATGAGTGGTGTGACTCAACAATTACTTAATCCAGGTCAATCAATTTTTCCAACTTGGCTTCGTTGTTTTGGATTTTTATCCCTTTTTGCAGTGATAGCTCAGTCTTTAATAGGTAGTCGGGTGGCGACCTCGTGGGCCGCTCAAAGATGCTTGGATTTTGGAGAGTCTTGCAATCTTTTAGGACTTCATCGAGTAAGTGCTATCCCAGTCAGCTTATTGTTGATTTTATTTGTAATTTTTTCATCTTTACAGAGAGATGTTTTTATTAAGCAATGGCCCTACCTTTTAACGATTATTTTTTTGATCATTTCACAAATCCTTTTAGGAGCTTTTTCTATTCATCTAAGGATGAGTGAGCCTAGCCTTATAATTGGTCATCAACTAATTGCCTGTTTGTTAGTTGCCGTAATAGCAGCCTTAAATTTTAAAGGTAGAGGAAATGATGACTCTTCCCAATCACTTTATATAAATCAATCAACATTGGAGACATGTCATGGTTAGCTCTACATCAGAATTAATTACACAGCCCGTTAATCGTGAGGAAGTAGTTCCTTCTAGAAAGCGTATTAAACTGCCAGCTTGGCTAGAAGTCGTCAAACCAAGATTAATTCCTCTTTTACTTGCAACAACTGTTGGAGGAATGGCTCTTTCTGAGGAATGGCCATTACCCTCTCCAAGATTGGCATGCACTTTAGGAGGAGGAGCCCTTGCCGCTGCGGCTGCAGGAGCTCTTAATTGCTTATGGGAACAAGATCTTGATAAGCGAATGAAACGAACCAGTAATAGAGCATTACCTTCTGGTCGCCTTTCTCAGTCTTCTGTTTTTATTGGAGCAGTTGCTTGTACACTTGTTTCTTCAGCCCTTTTAGTAAGTGGAGTGAACTGTTTAGCAGCGGGACTTACTCTTTTAGGACTTTGTAGTTACGTACTTCTCTATACAGCTTTCTTAAAACCTAGAACGTCTCAAAATATAGTTTTTGGAGGTGTCGCTGGAGCAATTCCCCCTCTTGTAGGGGCTTCAGCAGCGGCAGGACATATTGGATTAGGTGGTTGGTGGCTATTCTCTTTGGTTATGGTGTGGACCCCAGCACATTTTTGGGCTTTGGCCATCTTGTTGAAAGAGGACTATCGATCTGTTGGCATTCCTATGCTTCCTACAGTAAGTGGACCTTTTGTTACAGCTAAGGCTATCTCTGTGTATGGCTATCTAACTGTATTTTTAAGCTTTTTAGGGTGCTTCGTTTTACCTGAAGGAGGTTTGTTATACGGAATTTTATTGCTACCTTATAATTCAAGACTTCTTCAATTGGTTTCCAGATTAAGAGATAATCCTGAAGATTTAGATCGTGCGAAGGGTTTATTTCGATGGTCTATTCTTTACATGTTTGGAGTTTGTTTTTTGCTGGTTATTAGTAGATTACAAGTTTCAATTGTTTTTAATGATCAGTTGATAGCTTTAATTAAAGACTTCTCTATCGGATTTTCGTAAATCTATAAAATAAAAATAAAAACTTTATGAACTTGCTCTCCAAAATTAATTAGAATTTGTTAGAAGATATCAGCTTATCTTTTTAGGCAATTTATTCCTAGATGTTTTTCATCAAACTTAGAGATTTATTTAAGTCTTATGGCCCTGTTATGGCTCTAAATGGACTTAACCTTGAAGTCCCTAAAGGTTCTTTGTATGGATTGTTGGGGCCAAACGGGGCAGGTAAAAGCACTGCACTTAGAATTATCTGTACTCTCCTTTCACCTGATTCTGGTCATGTTGAGGTTGGGGGACATAATGTCTTGTTTGAGGAAAAAGAAACCAGACGAAGATTGGGTTATGTAGCTCAAGATGTCGCGATCGATAAAATACTTACAGGTAGAGAGTTGTTACAGCTTCAAGGAGATCTCTATCATCTTGATAAAAAATATAAGAAAAAGAGAATTGAAGAATTGATAGAGAGACTGGATATGCATGAATGGATTGATAGACGATGTGGTTCTTTTTCGGGAGGTATGAAAAGAAGACTTGACCTCTCCTCAGGATTGTTGCATGAACCAGAATTATTGATTCTTGATGAACCTACTGTTGGGTTGGACATAGAAAGTCGATCAGTTATTTGGGGATTATTGAAGGAACTAAGAAATAAACAAACTACAATTCTTTTAAGTAGTCATTATCTTGAGGAAGTAGATGAATTAGCAGATGAGATGGCTATTATTGATAAAGGAAAAGTCATTGCTAGTGGAAAGCCAGATGATTTAAAAAAAGAACTTGGTGGAGATAGAGTGACACTTAGGGTGCGAGAGTTTAGTGATGAAGTAGAAGCTGAATCTGTAAAGAAATTAATTAAAAATATAAATGGGGTGTCAAATGTAGTGGTGAATCAAACGCAAGGATATTCTCTAAATTTTTTAGTGCAAAGTAATGATGTTATATCTAATTTGTCGGGTCATCTTTCAAAAGAAAATTTCGAAGTCTTTGCTCTTTCTCACAGTAGGCCAAGTTTAGATGATGTTTATCTGCAGGCGACAGGAAAAACGCTTATGGACGCTGAATTAGAACTTGCTGGTAAAAGAGATTTTAAGCTTGAGAATAAGAAATCGATGCGTTAATTAACTGTATTATTCCTGAACTATTAAACACATGATTACTACTAACCCATCACTTCAGAAGGAAAAGCAATCTAGAAATGATTTGAATGAAATGTCTCAGGAGATTTCTGCTTTGACTTGGAGGCTTTTCATTCAATTAATTCGACGACCCTCAACGTTATTTGCAGGGATTCTTCAGCCTTTGATATGGCTTTTACTTTTTGCAGCCTTATTCTCTAAGGCTCCTATTGATTTTTTGCCAGGGAGCAGTAGCTATGGAGAATTCCTTGGTGCAGGATTAATAGTCTTTACTGCTTTTAGTGGTGCTCTTAATGCTGGTCTCCCTTTGATGTTTGATAGAGAATTTGGTTTTCTAAATCGACTATTAGTTGCACCATTGAGTAGTAGAAGTTCAATAGTAATTTCGTCAGTAATCTATATAACTTCTATTAGCCTTTTGCAGAGTTTTGCAATAATGGCAACTTCTGCTCTCTTGGGTTATGGATGGCCAAGTCTGGGAGGTTTTCTTCTCATAGCAATAACCTTATTGTTATTGGTATTTGCAATAACTGGCCTAAGTCTTGGGTTAGCCTTTGTTTTACCAGGACATATAGAACTAATTGCAATTATCTTCATAGCTAATCTGCCTGTCCTTTTTGCTAGTACAGCCCTAGCCCCCATATCTTTTATGCCTGAATGGCTTGGATGGATAGCATCAATTAATCCATTAACATTTGCGATTGAACCTATTCGAATGGCTTACCACAGTTCTGTCGATCTGACAGCAATTTTAATTGATGCTCCTTATGGAGAAGTGAATGGATATTCTTGTTTAGCAATTCTATTAATTCTTACAGTTGGAATGTTTTTTCTTATCAGACCTCTTTTAAATCGCAAACTTGCTTGATAATCTTAATTTAGCGATTTAAAAGAGCCTTGGAGTCTAGAAAGTATCAACTACAAAAACAAATTATAGAAGCTCTCAAGGCTAACGATAATGATTTATATTCTCTCCTGAAATCTCAATGGGCTCATCGTTTTGGAGTAGATAGTTTGGAAGAACTGAAAAGCCTAGATTTAGAACAGTTAAATCAAAACCCAAATAATGTAGATAGTCAAAAAATTGATCAATCAAAAGAAAATTCTTTCGAGGGTAAAAAAGAAACTTCTATCAAAGACGATGATAATCAGTCAAAAGAAATAATAAACAAAGAGGTTGATGAGTCAGTTAAGGATGAGAATGATAAATCTTTTACAATTACTTCTTATTCAATAGCTGACAAAAAATATGATGAAGATAAAACTATAAACTCATACAAAGACACTAATAGTAATCCTGAAATTAAAGCTTTAATTCCTTTACCTCCTAAACCTAAATATAGTTATCTAAAGAAGTGGTTGTTGAGAAAATAAGTTCTAAATTAGTTTTTACTAATTTCAAATTTTTTAATTTGAGATTGTAGATATTTTTATTTTTTTACTTACATCATTCCAGGCATTCCCATTCCGCCCATTCCGCCCATTCCACCCATTCCACCCATTCCACCCATTCCGCCCATTCCGCCCATTGGGTCTCCACCTTCAGCCCCTGGAGCTGATGGGGGCTCAGGTTTGTCAGCAATAACAACTTCAGTAGTTATGAGCAGTGAGGCAATTGATACAGCATCTTGAAGAGCAAGTCGTATTACTTTTGAAGCATCTAAGATTCCTGCTTCAAGCAAATCCTCGTACTCTCCAGTTTGTGCATTGAAGCCTTTGCCTAAACGCTTGATATCTGACACAACAACATCTCCGTTAAATCCAGCATTTATCGCTATCTGTTTTGTTGGAGCAGTCAATGCTCTTTTTATGATTTCAACTCCAGTCTTTTGATCACCCTCTAGCTTTTTAGCTAAATCTCCAAGCCCTTCACTGAGTTCTAAAAGAGTCGTTCCACCACCTGCAACAATACCTTCTTCAATGGCTGCACGCGTTGCATTCAGAGCATCCTCAATTCTGAGTTTTCTGTTCTTTAACTCAGTTTCAGTTGGAGCTCCGACTTTAATTACAGCTACACCCCCAGCAAGTTTAGCTATTCTCTCATTTAACTTCTCTTGATCGTACTCAGAATCTGTTTCGTCAAGTTCTCTCTTGATTGATGCAATGCGATTAGATAATTCGGTGTTTTGATTCTCATTTGCGACAATTGTTGTACTGTCTTTTGTAATTGTGACTCTTCTTGCTTTACCTAGGTCAGAAACTTGAACTTTCTCAAGACTCATTGCTTTGTCTTCGCTTATTAGTGTGCCGCCAGTTAGTACTGCAATATCTCCAAGAGCAGCTTTTCGTCTCTCGCCAAATGATGGAGCTCTAACAGCTGCTACCTGTAAAACCCCTCGATTTTTATTTACTACTAATGTTGCTAATGCTTCGCCCTCTACTTCTTCTGCAAGAATTATTAAAGGTGTTCCATTTTTCTGTACTGTTTCTAGAACAGGAATGAGATCGGTAATTGATGAAATCTTTTTGTCAGTAATTAGGATTGAAGGATTTTCAAATTCGCAAATCAATCGATCTTCATCTGTAACGAAATAAGGAGAGCTATAACCTCTGTCAAATGCCATTCCCTCCGTGATATCTAATTCAGTGGCGAGTGATTTGGATTCCTCAACTGTTATTACTCCATCAAAACTTACCTTGTCTATTGCATCTGCAATCATTGAACCTATTTCCGCGTCTCCACCGGCGCTTACTGTGGCAACTTGTTTAATAGCATCGCCACTTACTGATTTGCTTTTTTTCTTTAGATCATCAACTATTTGACCCACAGCTTTTTCCATTCCCCTTCTTAATTCGATTGGGCTAGCTCCCGCGGCGGTGTTCCTCAAACCTTCTTGAACCATAAATTGAGCTAAAACTGTTGCAGTAGTTGTTCCATCCCCAGCTTTTTCCTTCGTTTTAGATGCAACTTGTTCGATGAGCTTTGCGCCTATATTTTCAAATGGATCTTCAAGATCTATTTCTTTAGCAATAGTTACTCCATCATTGACTATATCTGGTGCTCCAAATTTTTTCTCAATAACAACATTTCTGCCCTTAGGCCCGATTGTAACTTTTAGAGCGTTGGCTAAGTTGTTTACTCCTTTTTCGAGAGCACCGCGAGAATCGTCTGAAAAACTGAGAAGTTTTGCCATATCTGATTTGAATTAAACTTAATCTCCCACAGGAAACACACATTAGGGGAGGCTAAATAAGTGGGGAAAGCCGAATTGTAATTCATAAATTATTCCCAATTTTTGCAGAAGGTAGTTAGTGTCAACGTATGAACGATCCAGGGGCTTTATTTTTTATTCTCATGGCCGGGTTGGCAGGGACCATGACTTTGATTTATTTCCCTTTGAGGATATTTCTTACAGCTACAGCAAGAAGCAGAAGATTAAAACTATTGCAGAGAATTAGAAGATTGCGAGATGAATTAGGACAGCCTCTTGAAAATTAATATCTGCTCAACTCATGAGTTAATGTTCACGATTGCAC encodes the following:
- a CDS encoding ABC transporter permease, with protein sequence MITTNPSLQKEKQSRNDLNEMSQEISALTWRLFIQLIRRPSTLFAGILQPLIWLLLFAALFSKAPIDFLPGSSSYGEFLGAGLIVFTAFSGALNAGLPLMFDREFGFLNRLLVAPLSSRSSIVISSVIYITSISLLQSFAIMATSALLGYGWPSLGGFLLIAITLLLLVFAITGLSLGLAFVLPGHIELIAIIFIANLPVLFASTALAPISFMPEWLGWIASINPLTFAIEPIRMAYHSSVDLTAILIDAPYGEVNGYSCLAILLILTVGMFFLIRPLLNRKLA
- a CDS encoding cytochrome c oxidase subunit II, encoding MPKLSAILTLTTSLILGIAGVWVAYNVDMLPVSASMNAPVYDELYRVLFIIGLILFIGMTALVIYSLIQFRRRPGESGDGIDLEGNISLEIFWTAVPAIVVLFVGLYSYDIYDRMGGMQPLMHDHSGQMDNQAERVWGGIGSGPIESSSEKNSLSLPIELTAMQFAFIFHYPKGDIISGELHVPVGREVSLKMESKDVIHAFWVPQFRLKQDVIPGQPTILNFTPTKAGNFPIVCAELCGPYHGGMRSNVIVDEQEDFDTWLKENSKESI
- a CDS encoding heme A synthase, which translates into the protein MQVIYPPKPLFRLGQLAAHVVVALIALVVIGGATRVMEAGLACPDWPLCYGSFLPGRQMNLQVFLEWFHRLDAFFVGIVLITQFAFSLYWAKTLPKWLPWIYGFLTLLVSLQGFLGALTVLQLLPSLVVMAHLVVAFTLVAIMSGVTQQLLNPGQSIFPTWLRCFGFLSLFAVIAQSLIGSRVATSWAAQRCLDFGESCNLLGLHRVSAIPVSLLLILFVIFSSLQRDVFIKQWPYLLTIIFLIISQILLGAFSIHLRMSEPSLIIGHQLIACLLVAVIAALNFKGRGNDDSSQSLYINQSTLETCHG
- a CDS encoding heme o synthase, whose amino-acid sequence is MVSSTSELITQPVNREEVVPSRKRIKLPAWLEVVKPRLIPLLLATTVGGMALSEEWPLPSPRLACTLGGGALAAAAAGALNCLWEQDLDKRMKRTSNRALPSGRLSQSSVFIGAVACTLVSSALLVSGVNCLAAGLTLLGLCSYVLLYTAFLKPRTSQNIVFGGVAGAIPPLVGASAAAGHIGLGGWWLFSLVMVWTPAHFWALAILLKEDYRSVGIPMLPTVSGPFVTAKAISVYGYLTVFLSFLGCFVLPEGGLLYGILLLPYNSRLLQLVSRLRDNPEDLDRAKGLFRWSILYMFGVCFLLVISRLQVSIVFNDQLIALIKDFSIGFS
- a CDS encoding ABC transporter ATP-binding protein; the encoded protein is MFFIKLRDLFKSYGPVMALNGLNLEVPKGSLYGLLGPNGAGKSTALRIICTLLSPDSGHVEVGGHNVLFEEKETRRRLGYVAQDVAIDKILTGRELLQLQGDLYHLDKKYKKKRIEELIERLDMHEWIDRRCGSFSGGMKRRLDLSSGLLHEPELLILDEPTVGLDIESRSVIWGLLKELRNKQTTILLSSHYLEEVDELADEMAIIDKGKVIASGKPDDLKKELGGDRVTLRVREFSDEVEAESVKKLIKNINGVSNVVVNQTQGYSLNFLVQSNDVISNLSGHLSKENFEVFALSHSRPSLDDVYLQATGKTLMDAELELAGKRDFKLENKKSMR
- the ctaD gene encoding cytochrome c oxidase subunit I, which codes for MTISLKPNNSSPEKLQPTGWLKYLSFSLDHKVIGLQYLVCGFLFYLIGGSLAGAIRVELISPLSDFMPREVYNQVLTLHGTIMIFLWIVPVVNGAFGNYLIPFYVGARDMAFPRLNAVAFWLIPPSGLMLITSYFINGAAQSGWTAYPPLSITTPAAGQIIWILSVLLLGGSSIFGGINFIATILKLRRPGLKLMQLPMYCWAMLGTSILVVLSTPVLAGTLILLSFDIVAHTGFFNPSLGGNVIVYQHLFWFYSHPAVYIMVLPAFGLVSEILPIHSRKPLFGYTTMVFSIMGIVVLGLVVWAHHMFTSGTPPWMRLFFTIATAFIAVPTGIKFFNWVATLWGGKISLNAAMLFSCGFIINFVLGGITGVALAQVPFDVHVHDTYFVVAHFHYIVYGGSVFVIFSSIYHWFPKFTGKMLNENLGRFHFIITFIGFNLCFAPQHWLGLNGMPRRVAEYDPQFQLINQISSVGALLMALSTLPFLWNILQSTLYGEEAGDNPWNALTPEWLTSSPPPVENWDGEAPLVLEPYGYGKKDSNETQEAIR
- the groL gene encoding chaperonin GroEL (60 kDa chaperone family; promotes refolding of misfolded polypeptides especially under stressful conditions; forms two stacked rings of heptamers to form a barrel-shaped 14mer; ends can be capped by GroES; misfolded proteins enter the barrel where they are refolded when GroES binds) — its product is MAKLLSFSDDSRGALEKGVNNLANALKVTIGPKGRNVVIEKKFGAPDIVNDGVTIAKEIDLEDPFENIGAKLIEQVASKTKEKAGDGTTTATVLAQFMVQEGLRNTAAGASPIELRRGMEKAVGQIVDDLKKKSKSVSGDAIKQVATVSAGGDAEIGSMIADAIDKVSFDGVITVEESKSLATELDITEGMAFDRGYSSPYFVTDEDRLICEFENPSILITDKKISSITDLIPVLETVQKNGTPLIILAEEVEGEALATLVVNKNRGVLQVAAVRAPSFGERRKAALGDIAVLTGGTLISEDKAMSLEKVQVSDLGKARRVTITKDSTTIVANENQNTELSNRIASIKRELDETDSEYDQEKLNERIAKLAGGVAVIKVGAPTETELKNRKLRIEDALNATRAAIEEGIVAGGGTTLLELSEGLGDLAKKLEGDQKTGVEIIKRALTAPTKQIAINAGFNGDVVVSDIKRLGKGFNAQTGEYEDLLEAGILDASKVIRLALQDAVSIASLLITTEVVIADKPEPPSAPGAEGGDPMGGMGGMGGMGGMGGMGGMGGMGMPGMM